In Cydia strobilella chromosome 8, ilCydStro3.1, whole genome shotgun sequence, one DNA window encodes the following:
- the LOC134743418 gene encoding uncharacterized protein LOC134743418 has product MSTRSSAKKQEAKQKELKANKEIPTPKQEPVCQTTQSDESAKLKSIDKKKELLDKTINVDVGSASEKCKMDDFPKSKSIKSTRKSKASGSARSSVVARKKLLELEAAEAKARIQMELIDKKLAADLAQLDEENEEYSSQSEASEIHTSKEVEKWLERSHLELKEQPVPPTENTLDKLCPPPAPLAAPARDGTEDTVHLLATALKDIAAVSSTNGPNARMLSRLCTPRDLPSFSGDPMEWLQFKQAYDESTEVCNFNDKENLWRLRKCLQGPAKEAVTSLLIGATAPDLVMSTLELQFGNPDIIISKIVQSINKLPVMSQEYHKDIVSFSVKVKNYVAAVTAIGHDEYLRGMKIISVILSKLPTVLISKWVDYSYPLINEGKKPRLAILSEFLNDEALKTSKTAVILANTYGDTKRKQSDFYRSQTAGVFTVASQHRAIRASG; this is encoded by the exons ATGAGCACACGAAGCAGTGCTAAGAAACAAGAAGCAAAGCAAAAGGAGCTTAAGGCCAACAAGGAAATACCTACGCCGAAACAAGAACCAGTCTGCCAAACGACTCAAAGCGACGAATCTGCAAAATTAAAATCGATAGATAAGAAAAAGGAGCTACTCGATAAAACAATTAATGTAGATGTGGGTAGTGCAAGTGAAAAGTGCAAAATGGACGACTTTCCTAAATCGAAATCTATAAAGTCTACTCGAAAGTCGAAAGCATCAGGTTCTGCGCGTTCTTCAGTCGTGGCTAGAAAGAAGTTGCTAGAATTAGAAGCGGCAGAAGCGAAAGCGCGTATACAAATGGAATTAATCGACAAAAAGCTAGCGGCGGACCTAGCACAATTGGATGAAGAAAACGAAGAATACAGTTCACAATCGGAAGCTAGTGAAATTCACACTAGTAAAGAAGTGGAGAAATGGTTAGAACGCAGTCATCTAGAACTGAAAGAGCAGCCTGTGCCACCAACGGAAAATACATTGGACAAGCTgtgcccgccgcccgcgccgctggCTGCACCAGCGCGCGACGGCACCGAAGATACAGTTCACCTACTGGCAACTGCACTCAAAGACATAGCCGCAGTCTCCTCTACTAACGGACCTAACGCTCGAATGTTGAGCCGCCTCTGCACGCCGCGAGATTTACCCTCGTTTTCCGGTGATCCAATGGAGTGGCTCCAATTCAAGCAGGCGTATGACGAATCAACTGAAGTGTGCAATTTCAACGACAAAGAAAACCTGTGGAGACTACGAAAATGCCTTCAGGGACCAGCTAAGGAAGCAGTAACCTCTCTGTTAATTGGAGCCACCGCACCAGATCTAGTGATGTCTACCCTAGAGCTACAGTTTGGGAATCCcgatattattatatcaaaaaTTGTGCAAAGCATCAACAAACTGCCAGTGATGTCTCAAGAGTATCATAAGGATATAGTGTCATTCTCCGTGAAGGTGAAGAATTACGTTGCAGCAGTAACAGCTATTGGTCATGATGAGTACTTAAGGGGGATGAAAATCATATCTGTAATTCTGTCAAAATTGCCAACTGTGTTAATATCCAAATGGGTCGACTACAGTTACCCGCTTATCAACGAGGGCAAGAAACCACGGCTCGCTATTTTGTCAGAATTTTTAAATGACGAAGCTCTCAAAACATCAAAAACAGCTGTTATCCTCGCGAACACTTACGGTGATACTAAACGTAAACAAAGTGACTTTTACCGCTCTCAAACC GCTGGTGTGTTCACGGTCGCGTCACAGCACCGCGCGATAAGGGCCAGCGGCTAG